The following coding sequences lie in one Bacteroides helcogenes P 36-108 genomic window:
- the rodA gene encoding rod shape-determining protein RodA has protein sequence MVTRRDSIWKSLDWMTIVVYLILIVFGWFSICGASYDYGDRDFLDFSTRAGKQFVWIICSFGLGFVLLMLDDTLYDMFSYLIYIGLMLLLVVTIFIAPDTKGSRSWLILGPVSLQPAEFAKFATALALAKYMSAYSFTMKNWKHALMLAFLILFPMVLIILQRETGSALVYSAFFLMLYREGMPGVVLFSGLCAIVYFVVGIRFDTVMIADTPTPIGEFAVLLMVLIFAAGMVWVYKKRWGPVRNILFGSLGILFIAYLISEHVAHFNLVWVQWGLCAVVIGYLIFLSLSERHLSYFLIGLFALGSIGFLYSSDYFFNKVLEPHQQIRIKVVLGMEEDLAGAGYNVNQSKIAIGSGGLTGKGFLNGTQTKLKYVPEQDTDFIFCTVGEEEGFIGSAAVLLLFLILILRLIAVAERQPSAFGRVYGYSVLSIFLFHLFINVGMVLGLTPVIGIPLPFFSYGGSSLWGFTILLFIFLRIDAGRNRRL, from the coding sequence TTGGTGACAAGGAGAGATAGTATATGGAAATCGTTGGATTGGATGACGATTGTTGTTTACCTGATACTGATTGTATTTGGCTGGTTTAGTATTTGCGGGGCAAGTTATGACTATGGTGACCGTGATTTTCTGGATTTCTCTACTCGTGCCGGAAAGCAATTCGTTTGGATTATATGTTCTTTCGGATTGGGGTTTGTCTTGTTGATGCTTGATGATACTCTTTACGATATGTTTTCCTACCTTATATATATAGGGCTGATGCTATTGTTGGTGGTCACGATATTTATTGCGCCCGATACGAAAGGCTCTCGTTCATGGCTGATTCTGGGCCCTGTCAGTTTGCAGCCGGCTGAATTTGCCAAGTTTGCCACGGCATTGGCGCTTGCCAAATATATGAGTGCTTATTCATTTACGATGAAGAACTGGAAGCATGCGCTGATGCTGGCCTTTCTGATCCTTTTCCCTATGGTGCTGATTATCCTGCAACGGGAGACGGGTTCCGCGCTGGTATATTCCGCTTTTTTCCTGATGCTTTATCGAGAAGGGATGCCTGGAGTCGTCCTGTTTTCCGGCCTTTGTGCAATTGTATATTTTGTTGTGGGAATCCGTTTTGATACGGTGATGATTGCCGATACGCCTACGCCTATCGGAGAATTTGCGGTGTTGTTAATGGTCTTAATTTTCGCCGCAGGCATGGTTTGGGTATATAAGAAGAGATGGGGGCCTGTGCGTAATATACTATTTGGCTCATTGGGCATATTGTTCATAGCCTATCTGATTTCGGAACATGTGGCTCACTTTAATTTGGTATGGGTGCAGTGGGGGCTTTGTGCGGTTGTTATCGGCTATCTTATTTTCCTTTCCCTGAGCGAGCGCCATTTAAGTTATTTCCTGATAGGACTATTTGCCTTAGGTTCCATCGGCTTTCTCTATTCCAGTGATTATTTTTTTAATAAGGTGCTGGAGCCGCATCAGCAGATACGTATCAAGGTTGTATTGGGCATGGAGGAAGATTTGGCGGGCGCCGGTTACAATGTGAATCAGTCTAAGATTGCCATTGGCTCCGGTGGATTGACGGGTAAGGGCTTCCTGAACGGTACACAGACTAAATTGAAATATGTTCCCGAACAAGACACGGACTTTATTTTTTGTACCGTAGGTGAGGAAGAGGGCTTTATCGGCTCTGCCGCAGTATTGCTTTTATTCCTCATTCTGATATTGAGGCTAATAGCAGTTGCGGAACGGCAACCTTCTGCGTTTGGCAGGGTGTATGGTTATTCGGTGCTAAGTATTTTCTTGTTCCATTTGTTTATCAATGTTGGCATGGTGCTGGGATTGACGCCTGTAATTGGTATTCCTTTGCCCTTTTTCAGTTATGGTGGTTCTTCCCTTTGGGGCTTCACCATTTTGCTGTTTATTTTCCTGCGGATTGATGCAGGCAGAAACAGGAGGCTTTGA
- the mrdA gene encoding penicillin-binding protein 2, whose product MAKDYILEKRKYVIGMTAAVIVFIYILRLFDLQIMTDDYKKNADSNAFLNKIQYPSRGAIYDRNGKLLVFNQPAYDITFVPREVTQLDTLDLCRTLNITLEQFRKRMKDVKNRWMNPGYSKYTHQVFMTQLSAEECGVFQEKLFKFPGFYIQRRTIRQYTYNSAGHALGDIGEVSMKDIENDDYYIRGDYIGKQGIEKSYEKYLRGEKGVEILLRDAHGRIQGHYMDGKLDRPAIPGKNLTLGLDIDLQMLGERLLQHKIGSIVAIEPATGEILCMVSSPSFDPHLMIGRQRGKNHRALQMDKRKPLLNRAIMGAYPPGSTFKTAQALTFLQEGIIHEDYPVFPCSHGFSYGNLHVGCHGHASPLPLVPAIATSCNSYFCWGLFRMFGDKKYGSPQNAITVWKDHMVSQGFGYKLGTDLPGEQRGLIPNAKFYDKAYRGSWNGLTVISIAIGQGEILSTPLQIANLCATIANRGHFTTPHIVKEIQDNRLDSLYRFPHYPTIKREYYDEVVKGMRAAVTGSTGSATCRMVGTILPGVEACGKTGTAQNRGKDHSVFMGFAPMDKPKIAIAVYVENGGFGAVYGVPIGAMMMDQYLHGKLSPENEALAEEFSNRVILYGDEER is encoded by the coding sequence ATGGCAAAAGATTATATACTGGAAAAGCGGAAATATGTGATAGGCATGACGGCCGCCGTCATTGTCTTTATCTACATATTGCGCCTGTTCGACTTGCAGATCATGACAGATGATTACAAGAAGAATGCGGACAGTAATGCTTTTCTGAACAAAATACAATACCCCTCCCGGGGAGCAATTTATGACCGGAACGGCAAATTGCTGGTGTTCAACCAACCTGCTTATGATATTACTTTTGTGCCGCGTGAGGTGACACAACTGGATACGCTTGATCTGTGCCGTACGCTGAATATTACTTTGGAACAGTTCAGGAAGAGGATGAAGGATGTAAAGAACCGTTGGATGAATCCGGGTTACTCCAAATATACGCATCAGGTATTTATGACTCAATTATCTGCTGAGGAATGCGGAGTGTTTCAGGAAAAACTGTTCAAGTTTCCCGGCTTTTATATCCAGCGCCGTACCATCCGCCAATATACTTACAATTCTGCCGGTCACGCATTGGGTGATATCGGAGAAGTCTCCATGAAGGATATTGAAAATGATGATTACTATATCCGTGGCGATTATATCGGAAAGCAGGGAATTGAAAAATCTTATGAGAAATATCTCCGTGGTGAGAAAGGTGTTGAAATTCTGCTCCGTGATGCTCACGGACGTATTCAAGGTCACTATATGGATGGAAAGCTGGACCGGCCGGCTATTCCGGGGAAAAATCTTACTTTAGGTCTTGACATTGACTTGCAGATGCTGGGAGAACGGTTGCTGCAACATAAGATCGGTTCTATCGTGGCAATTGAGCCTGCTACCGGTGAGATATTGTGCATGGTGTCTTCACCCTCATTTGATCCCCACTTGATGATCGGACGTCAGCGTGGCAAGAATCACCGGGCATTACAGATGGACAAGCGGAAACCTTTACTCAACCGTGCCATAATGGGGGCTTATCCGCCGGGATCTACATTCAAGACTGCACAGGCATTGACGTTTCTGCAGGAAGGCATTATCCATGAAGATTACCCGGTTTTTCCTTGTTCTCATGGCTTCAGTTATGGAAATCTCCATGTGGGATGCCACGGACATGCCTCGCCGTTGCCTTTGGTTCCTGCTATTGCCACTTCATGTAATTCTTATTTCTGCTGGGGATTGTTCCGTATGTTTGGTGACAAGAAATATGGATCACCGCAAAATGCCATCACAGTGTGGAAAGATCACATGGTTTCGCAAGGCTTTGGTTATAAATTGGGTACTGATCTGCCCGGTGAGCAACGGGGATTGATCCCGAATGCGAAGTTTTATGACAAGGCATATCGCGGTTCATGGAACGGACTGACAGTCATCAGTATTGCCATCGGACAGGGAGAAATCCTTTCCACACCTTTGCAGATAGCCAACCTTTGCGCAACTATCGCCAATAGGGGACATTTTACGACTCCTCATATTGTGAAGGAAATACAGGATAATCGGTTGGACAGCCTTTATCGCTTTCCGCATTATCCCACTATAAAGCGTGAATATTATGATGAGGTGGTGAAAGGAATGCGTGCTGCCGTTACCGGAAGTACGGGTAGCGCCACCTGTCGCATGGTCGGTACTATTCTTCCCGGTGTAGAGGCGTGTGGTAAAACGGGAACGGCACAAAATAGGGGAAAAGACCATTCTGTCTTCATGGGGTTTGCGCCGATGGACAAGCCTAAGATAGCTATTGCAGTGTATGTGGAAAACGGTGGATTCGGAGCTGTCTATGGAGTTCCTATCGGTGCTATGATGATGGACCAGTATTTGCATGGAAAATTGTCTCCTGAGAATGAGGCACTGGCAGAAGAATTCAGTAATAGAGTGATACTCTATGGTGATGAGGAAAGATAA
- a CDS encoding gliding motility lipoprotein GldH, whose translation MTSLLKNKRFYLKSIILLFVAGVLSACNKQQIYHTFQSLPTAGWQRKDTLRFNVEVTDSLTYYKLSVEIRNRNSYPYQNINLSVCYDNPDKHTSPADSLQFTLANEEGVWKGDGWGGLYQTSFPAGNIRIGKAGIYRFKIAYTLPDEKLKGINDIGIKLEKP comes from the coding sequence ATGACAAGCCTTCTCAAGAATAAGAGATTCTACCTGAAAAGTATTATTCTGCTGTTTGTAGCCGGCGTATTAAGTGCCTGCAACAAACAGCAGATATACCATACTTTCCAATCTCTCCCCACTGCAGGGTGGCAACGGAAAGATACGCTCCGCTTCAATGTAGAAGTTACAGACTCTTTGACTTACTATAAATTATCCGTGGAAATCCGTAACCGGAATAGCTATCCCTATCAAAACATCAATTTATCCGTTTGCTATGACAATCCCGACAAACATACCTCTCCGGCCGACTCATTACAATTCACCCTGGCCAACGAAGAGGGAGTGTGGAAAGGCGACGGTTGGGGCGGCTTATATCAGACCTCCTTTCCAGCCGGAAATATCCGAATCGGGAAAGCCGGCATCTATCGCTTCAAAATAGCCTACACTTTACCCGATGAAAAACTGAAGGGAATCAACGATATAGGAATCAAGTTGGAAAAGCCCTGA
- the purH gene encoding bifunctional phosphoribosylaminoimidazolecarboxamide formyltransferase/IMP cyclohydrolase: MSETKRIKTALVSVYHKEGLDEIITKLHEEGVEFLSTGGTRQFIESLGYPCKAVEDLTSYPSILGGRVKTLHPKVFGGILCRRGLEQDMQQIDKYEIPEIDLVIVDLYPFEATVAGGAEEAAVIEKIDIGGISLIRAAAKNFNDVVIIASQAQYQPFRDMLMEHGATTSLEERRWFAKEAFAVSSHYDSAIFNYFDGEEGSAFRQSANNQKMLRYGENPHQKGYFYGNLDAMFDQIHGKEISYNNLLDINAAVDLIDEFGETTFAILKHNNACGLASRPTVLEAWNDALAGDPVSAFGGVLITNAVVDKAAAEEITKIFFEVIIAPDYDVDALEILGQKKNRIILVRKPAALPKKQFRSLLNGVLVQDRDLKVETSGDLKTVTAKTPAAGEIEDMLFANKIVKNSKSNAIVLAKGKQLLASGVGQTSRVDALKQAIEKAKNFGFDLNGAVMASDAFFPFPDCVEIAGNEGVTAVIQPGGSIKDELSFEYCNEHGIAMVITGFRHFKH; this comes from the coding sequence ATGTCTGAAACAAAAAGAATTAAAACAGCTTTGGTATCAGTTTACCATAAGGAAGGTTTGGATGAAATCATCACCAAACTGCATGAAGAGGGGGTGGAGTTCCTCTCGACCGGTGGAACCCGCCAATTTATAGAATCTTTGGGTTATCCCTGCAAAGCAGTGGAGGATCTCACTTCATATCCTTCCATTTTGGGCGGTCGTGTAAAGACCTTGCATCCGAAGGTTTTCGGAGGCATTCTCTGTCGCCGGGGGCTGGAGCAAGACATGCAGCAGATTGATAAATATGAAATTCCTGAAATAGACCTCGTGATTGTTGACCTTTATCCGTTTGAGGCAACCGTAGCCGGCGGAGCCGAAGAAGCTGCTGTCATCGAGAAGATTGATATAGGTGGAATCTCTCTGATTCGTGCCGCTGCCAAAAACTTCAACGACGTGGTAATCATCGCATCCCAGGCGCAATATCAGCCTTTCCGGGACATGCTGATGGAGCATGGCGCCACTACTTCCCTCGAAGAACGCCGCTGGTTTGCCAAAGAGGCTTTTGCCGTTTCTTCCCATTATGATTCGGCCATCTTCAATTATTTCGACGGTGAGGAAGGCTCTGCTTTCCGCCAGTCCGCCAATAACCAGAAGATGTTGCGTTACGGTGAGAACCCGCACCAGAAAGGCTATTTCTACGGTAATCTCGATGCTATGTTCGACCAGATTCACGGCAAGGAAATTTCCTACAATAATCTGCTGGACATCAATGCCGCCGTTGATTTGATCGATGAATTCGGCGAAACGACTTTCGCCATCCTGAAGCACAACAATGCCTGCGGTCTGGCTTCGCGTCCCACTGTGCTCGAAGCATGGAATGATGCCCTTGCCGGTGATCCGGTATCCGCTTTTGGAGGTGTGCTGATTACGAACGCTGTAGTTGACAAAGCTGCCGCCGAGGAAATCACAAAGATATTCTTTGAAGTCATCATTGCTCCCGATTATGACGTGGATGCTTTGGAAATTCTCGGACAGAAGAAAAACCGTATCATTCTTGTCCGCAAGCCTGCCGCCCTGCCTAAGAAGCAGTTCCGTTCTTTGCTGAACGGTGTGCTGGTACAAGACCGTGACCTCAAGGTAGAGACTTCCGGAGATCTGAAGACTGTGACGGCAAAGACACCTGCCGCCGGGGAGATTGAAGATATGCTCTTTGCAAATAAGATCGTGAAGAACAGCAAGTCAAACGCCATCGTATTGGCTAAAGGCAAACAACTCCTGGCAAGCGGTGTGGGACAGACCAGCCGCGTGGATGCTTTGAAGCAAGCCATTGAGAAAGCCAAAAATTTTGGTTTCGACCTGAATGGAGCAGTAATGGCAAGCGACGCCTTCTTCCCTTTCCCTGATTGTGTGGAAATAGCGGGCAATGAAGGAGTGACGGCTGTCATCCAACCGGGTGGAAGCATCAAGGACGAGCTTTCGTTTGAATATTGCAACGAACATGGTATTGCAATGGTTATTACAGGATTCCGTCATTTTAAACACTAA
- a CDS encoding rod shape-determining protein has translation MGLFSFTQEIAMDLGTANTIITTNGKIVVDEPSVVALDRRTDKMIAVGEKAKLMHEKTHENIRTIRPLRDGVIADFYACEQMIRGLIKMVNNRNRLFSPSLRMVIGVPSGSTEVELRAVRDSAEHAGGRDVYLIFEPMAAAIGIGIDVEAPEGNMIVDIGGGSTEIAVISLGGIVSNNSIRIAGDDLTADIQEYMSRQHNVKVSERMAERIKINVGAALTELGEDAPEDYIVHGPNRITALPMEVPVCYQEVAHCLEKSISKIETAILSALENTPPELYADIVHNGIYLAGGGALLRGLDKRLTDKINIPFHIAEDPLHAVAKGTGVALKNVDRFSFLMR, from the coding sequence ATGGGATTATTCTCTTTTACACAAGAAATAGCGATGGATCTTGGCACAGCCAATACCATCATCACTACGAACGGCAAGATTGTAGTGGATGAGCCTTCGGTAGTGGCGCTGGACCGTCGTACAGACAAGATGATCGCTGTGGGCGAAAAGGCAAAGTTGATGCACGAAAAGACCCACGAAAACATACGTACTATCCGTCCGCTTCGCGACGGTGTGATTGCCGACTTCTATGCTTGCGAGCAGATGATACGCGGACTGATCAAGATGGTGAACAACCGCAACCGTTTGTTTTCTCCTTCACTCCGTATGGTAATCGGTGTTCCTTCGGGCAGTACCGAAGTTGAGCTTCGTGCTGTGCGCGACTCTGCCGAGCATGCCGGTGGACGTGATGTCTATTTGATTTTTGAGCCTATGGCTGCCGCTATCGGCATCGGTATTGACGTGGAAGCTCCGGAAGGTAACATGATTGTTGATATAGGCGGTGGTTCTACGGAAATTGCCGTTATCTCTTTAGGAGGTATCGTTTCCAACAACTCCATCCGTATAGCCGGTGATGATCTGACTGCTGATATTCAGGAATACATGAGTCGCCAACATAATGTGAAAGTCAGCGAACGTATGGCCGAGCGTATTAAAATCAATGTAGGTGCTGCTCTGACCGAACTCGGTGAAGATGCTCCCGAAGATTATATCGTTCATGGTCCGAACCGTATTACGGCATTACCTATGGAAGTACCCGTATGCTATCAGGAAGTGGCGCACTGTCTGGAGAAGTCCATTTCCAAAATCGAGACGGCCATCTTGAGCGCATTGGAAAATACTCCTCCCGAATTGTATGCCGACATTGTACACAACGGCATCTATCTGGCTGGTGGAGGTGCTTTGCTCCGTGGACTTGACAAACGTCTGACAGATAAGATAAATATACCGTTCCACATAGCGGAAGACCCCTTGCACGCAGTAGCCAAAGGTACAGGCGTTGCATTGAAGAATGTTGACCGCTTCTCATTCTTGATGCGTTGA
- the mreD gene encoding rod shape-determining protein MreD: MVFNYLHKIGWFVGLLFLQVLILNNVHIAGYATPFLYIYLILKFESDVSRNTLMLWAFFMGLAVDVFSDTPGMNASAIVLLAFLRPVFLRLFVPRDTLDSLVPSIRAMGIFPFLKYLIVSVFVHHGILLAIEFFSFAHIGVLLLRIVASTLLTVTCIMAVEGIRKK; the protein is encoded by the coding sequence ATGGTTTTCAATTATTTGCATAAAATAGGGTGGTTTGTCGGTTTGCTGTTTTTGCAGGTGCTGATATTGAATAATGTGCATATCGCAGGATATGCGACCCCATTTCTGTATATCTATCTGATATTGAAATTTGAGTCGGATGTGTCTCGGAATACCTTGATGCTATGGGCTTTTTTCATGGGGTTGGCTGTCGATGTCTTTTCGGACACTCCGGGCATGAATGCGTCTGCCATAGTTTTACTGGCTTTTCTGCGTCCTGTTTTCCTCCGTTTGTTTGTTCCCCGTGACACGTTGGATTCCTTGGTTCCTTCAATTCGTGCGATGGGTATATTTCCTTTTCTGAAATATTTGATTGTCAGTGTCTTTGTACATCATGGAATACTGCTTGCCATCGAATTCTTCTCTTTTGCTCATATCGGCGTATTGTTGTTGAGGATTGTGGCAAGCACTTTGCTGACTGTGACGTGTATTATGGCTGTAGAAGGAATAAGAAAAAAATGA
- the mreC gene encoding rod shape-determining protein MreC has product MRNLLNFLIKYNYWFLFLLLEVTSFVLLFRFNHYQQSVYFTSANGIAGKVYEVSGGISSYFHLKAVNEDLLDRNMLLEQKVAFLEKTLKEKGMDSARLYSLERLAPEEYCIFKANVVKNSLTRADNYVTLDRGTADGIRQEMGVVDANGVVGIVYKTSPHYSLVIPLLNSKSSISCKIVGSAYFGYLKWEGGDSRFAYLKDLPRHAEFNLGDTVVTSGYSAVFPEGVMVGTVDDMSDSHDGLSYLLKIKLATDFGKVSSVRVISRNGREEQKTLEAREEEK; this is encoded by the coding sequence ATGCGAAATTTACTGAACTTCCTTATTAAATACAATTACTGGTTCCTCTTTCTGTTGTTAGAGGTTACCAGTTTTGTTTTATTATTCCGTTTCAATCATTACCAGCAGAGTGTTTATTTTACATCTGCCAACGGAATAGCGGGGAAGGTTTATGAAGTTTCGGGAGGCATCAGCTCATATTTTCATTTGAAGGCGGTCAATGAGGATTTGCTTGACCGCAATATGTTACTGGAACAAAAGGTGGCTTTTCTGGAGAAGACCTTGAAGGAAAAGGGGATGGATTCTGCCAGATTGTATAGTTTGGAAAGACTTGCTCCGGAGGAGTACTGTATCTTTAAAGCGAATGTTGTGAAGAACAGCCTGACGCGGGCAGATAATTACGTAACTCTTGACCGTGGCACGGCAGACGGGATTCGTCAGGAAATGGGAGTGGTGGATGCTAACGGCGTAGTGGGTATCGTGTATAAAACCTCTCCGCATTACTCGTTGGTAATCCCTTTGTTGAACAGCAAGTCCAGCATCAGTTGCAAGATTGTGGGTAGTGCCTACTTTGGCTATCTGAAGTGGGAAGGCGGGGATTCCCGTTTTGCTTATTTGAAGGATTTGCCTCGTCATGCCGAATTCAATCTGGGCGATACGGTGGTTACCAGCGGTTATTCTGCGGTATTTCCCGAAGGAGTGATGGTGGGCACTGTGGATGATATGTCCGATTCGCACGACGGACTTTCGTATCTGTTGAAGATTAAGCTGGCTACGGATTTCGGAAAAGTGAGCAGTGTGCGTGTCATTTCGCGGAACGGGCGGGAAGAACAAAAAACATTGGAAGCAAGGGAAGAAGAAAAATAA
- a CDS encoding M13 family metallopeptidase has translation MNVKHYLPVAAFCLMATSCGTGKQQPGLTAGIQLANLDTTALPGTDFYQYACGGWMKNNPIPGEYSQYGSFTILAENNRKQIQGLIEELAATRHEAGTVAQKIGDLYKIVMDSVKLNGDGVTPIKAELDRLGALKDTKEVYALLGELQKKGIVAYNLLYVGADEMNSSMNAVMSYQAGLSMGEREYYLEDDEATAKIRDAFRIHVQKMYCLTGFDEATAKRGMEVVMDVETRLAKAFRSRTELRDPHANYNKMSLEELKKNYPTFDWDAYLAAMGMQGAKEIIVGQPASLKAAADILDTLPVEQQGLYLQWKLIDAAASSLNDAMAEQNFDFYERTMSGTQEMQPRWKRAVSTVSSALGEAVGRMYVEKYFPAAAKERMVTLVKNLQESLGERIKNLAWMGDSTKVKALEKLATFHVKIGYPDKWKDYSTLEVKNDSYWANMERANEWEHAEMVAKMGKPVDKDEWGMTPQTVNAYYNPTTNEICFPAGILQYPFFDMQADDAFNYGAIGVVIGHEMTHGFDDQGRQYDKDGNLKDWWTAEDSKRFDERAQVMVDFFDSIEVAPGVHANGRMTLGENIADHGGLQVAFQAFKKATANAPLEVKDGFTPEQRFFLAYAGVWGNNIRPEEVLNRVKSDVHSLGKWRVNGALPQIGAWYEAFNITEKDPLFLPVEKRVSIW, from the coding sequence CAACATCCTGCGGCACAGGCAAGCAGCAGCCCGGACTTACTGCCGGCATTCAACTTGCCAATCTTGACACAACGGCCCTGCCCGGAACAGATTTCTACCAATACGCCTGCGGCGGCTGGATGAAGAATAATCCCATTCCCGGAGAATATTCGCAATACGGCTCATTCACCATTCTTGCGGAGAACAACCGCAAGCAGATTCAAGGACTCATTGAAGAACTGGCCGCCACTCGGCACGAGGCAGGCACTGTGGCACAGAAGATAGGTGACCTTTATAAGATTGTTATGGACAGCGTGAAGCTGAACGGGGATGGTGTGACTCCCATCAAAGCCGAACTCGACAGATTGGGAGCATTGAAGGATACTAAAGAAGTGTATGCCTTGCTGGGCGAATTGCAGAAGAAAGGCATTGTGGCCTACAACCTGCTGTATGTGGGAGCCGACGAGATGAACAGTAGCATGAATGCCGTGATGTCCTATCAGGCCGGACTGAGCATGGGTGAGCGTGAATATTATCTGGAGGACGATGAGGCCACAGCCAAAATCCGCGACGCTTTCCGCATCCATGTGCAGAAGATGTACTGCTTGACAGGCTTCGACGAGGCCACTGCCAAGAGAGGAATGGAAGTGGTGATGGATGTGGAGACACGACTTGCCAAAGCTTTCCGTTCGCGTACGGAATTGCGTGACCCGCACGCCAACTACAACAAGATGTCTCTGGAAGAATTGAAGAAGAATTATCCCACCTTCGACTGGGATGCTTACCTGGCAGCCATGGGGATGCAGGGTGCAAAAGAGATTATTGTAGGCCAGCCTGCTTCTCTGAAAGCGGCCGCCGACATTCTGGACACCTTGCCCGTAGAGCAGCAGGGCCTCTATCTGCAATGGAAGTTGATTGATGCTGCCGCAAGCTCCTTGAACGATGCTATGGCAGAACAAAACTTCGACTTCTATGAGCGTACCATGAGTGGCACTCAGGAAATGCAACCCCGTTGGAAAAGGGCGGTCAGCACCGTGAGCTCGGCGCTGGGAGAGGCGGTAGGCCGGATGTATGTAGAGAAATACTTCCCTGCCGCTGCCAAGGAGCGTATGGTGACTTTGGTGAAGAATCTTCAGGAAAGCCTGGGCGAACGCATCAAGAACCTTGCTTGGATGGGTGATTCTACAAAAGTGAAGGCGCTGGAGAAGCTTGCCACTTTCCATGTGAAAATAGGATATCCCGACAAGTGGAAAGACTATTCCACCCTGGAAGTGAAGAACGACTCTTACTGGGCCAATATGGAACGTGCCAACGAATGGGAACATGCCGAGATGGTGGCCAAGATGGGCAAGCCGGTGGACAAGGACGAGTGGGGGATGACTCCGCAGACCGTCAATGCCTACTATAATCCGACAACGAATGAAATCTGCTTCCCGGCAGGCATCCTGCAATACCCGTTTTTCGACATGCAGGCGGATGATGCTTTCAATTACGGCGCCATCGGTGTAGTGATCGGTCACGAAATGACCCACGGATTTGACGACCAGGGCCGTCAATATGACAAGGATGGTAACTTGAAAGATTGGTGGACTGCTGAAGATTCCAAACGCTTTGACGAGCGTGCGCAGGTGATGGTGGATTTCTTCGACAGCATTGAGGTGGCTCCGGGTGTGCATGCCAACGGACGCATGACCTTGGGCGAGAACATAGCCGACCACGGTGGCTTGCAGGTTGCTTTCCAGGCATTCAAGAAAGCCACGGCTAATGCTCCGCTTGAAGTGAAAGACGGCTTTACTCCCGAACAGCGTTTCTTCCTGGCCTATGCCGGTGTATGGGGCAACAATATCCGTCCCGAAGAAGTGCTGAACCGCGTGAAGAGTGATGTGCATTCACTGGGCAAGTGGCGTGTAAATGGTGCATTGCCGCAAATAGGCGCTTGGTACGAGGCATTCAACATTACAGAAAAAGATCCGTTGTTCTTGCCGGTAGAGAAGCGTGTCTCTATCTGGTAA